A region of Solanum dulcamara chromosome 7, daSolDulc1.2, whole genome shotgun sequence DNA encodes the following proteins:
- the LOC129896840 gene encoding uncharacterized protein LOC129896840 — protein MSLGKLVVPLLLVITVVMNWGQPITIAAKVTLILLTAKPSPLSVYVLVEQLRNQAIRQQPFIYKFKSLYAKKVEVADYLFLSLAKVELKDQELTFVGILGSWWSLPITSWQEASSILKCKIVS, from the exons ATGTCTTTAGGGAAATTGGTGGTTCCTCTTTTGCTTGTCATTACTGTGGTGATGAACTGGGGCCAACCAATAACTATTGCAGCTAAAGTCACTCTTATCCTTCTTACAGCAAAGCCAAGCCCTTTATCAGTGTATGTCCTTGTCGAACAG TTGCGAAATCAAGCAATTCGCCAACAACCATTCATCTATAAGTTCAAG TCTTTATATGCAAAGAAAGTTGAAGTTGCAGATTATCTGTTTCTCTCTCTGGCAAAGGTTGAGCTAAAAGATCAGGAGTTAACTTTTGTTGGAATTCTGGGGAGTTGGTGGTCTTTGCCCATAACTTCATGGCAAGAGGCATCATCTATTCTTAAGTGCAAAATTGTAAGCTAA